In Callospermophilus lateralis isolate mCalLat2 chromosome 18, mCalLat2.hap1, whole genome shotgun sequence, one DNA window encodes the following:
- the Ccdc102a gene encoding coiled-coil domain-containing protein 102A, which translates to MSHGPSPRLAESPQLSKGSLLTILGSPSPERMGPIDSLPPTPPSGTPSPGPPPALPLPPPSTLLADGDWESREELRLRELEEARARAAQMEKTMRWWSDCTANWREKWSKVRAERNRAREEVRQLRQRLDALTKELAGARRERQEAQGECEARGRELALLRGSRGAADKTHEGPEPDPEREHEPVRDVGSERPQGSQDLELVETLLKNRPEEPEGCWEARSLGSGGPRGSSSRQERSRLPWEDTASTEEDTSKLTALRLRLDESQKVLLKEREDKMALSRNIEKLEGELSQWKIKYEELSKTKQEMLKQLSILKEAHQDELGRMSEDLEDELGARSSMDRKMAELRGEMERLQAENAAEWGRRERLETEKLGLERENKKLRAQVGDLEEALARRRRQTASALDCDLRASQAALFEKNKELADLKHVHGKLKKQFQEKVSELAHANRRVEQHEAEVKKLRLRVEELKKELAQAEDELDEAHNQARKLQRSLDEQTEQSENLQVQLEHLQSRLRRQQQNAPLFGKIRSTRFGTEEAGDGASDLDEDEDLQIQVA; encoded by the exons ATGAGCCACGGGCCAAGTCCCCGACTGGCCGAGTCCCCGCAGCTCTCCAAGGGCAGCCTGCTGACCATCCTGGGGAGTCCGTCGCCCGAGCGCATGGGGCCGATCGACTCGCTGCCCCCCACGCCGCCCAGCGGCACGCCCTCGCCGGGGCCGCCGCCCGCGCTGCCCTTGCCACCGCCGTCCACGCTGCTGGCCGACGGGGACTGGGAGAGCCGCGAGGAGCTGCGCTTGCGGGAGCTAGAGGAAGCGCGCGCACGAGCGGCGCAGATGGAGAAGACCATGCGCTGGTGGTCGGACTGCACGGCCAACTGGCGCGAGAAGTGGAGCAAGGTCCGCGCCGAGCGCAACCGCGCGCGCGAGGAGGTGCGCCAGCTGCGCCAGCGCCTGGACGCGCTCACCAAGGAGCTGGCGGGTGCGCGTCGCGAGCGCCAGGAAGCGCAGGGAGAGTGCGAGGCGCGGGGCCGCGAGCTGGCGCTGCTGCGGGGCTCCCGAGGCGCCGCAGACAAGACACATGAAGGCCCAGAGCCGGATCCGGAGCGGGAGCATGAGCCAGTGCGGGACGTCGGGTCGGAGAGGCCCCAGGGCAGCCAG GACCTGGAGCTGGTGGAGACCCTCCTGAAGAACAGACCAGAGGAGCCCGAGGGCTGCTGGGAGGCTCGCAGCCTGGGGTCTGGGGGCCCTCGGGGCAGCTCCAGCCGCCAGGAGCGCAGCCGGCTACCCTGGGAGGACACCGCCAGCACCGAGGAGGACACCTCCAAGCTGACCGCCCTGCGCCTGCGGCTGGACGAGTCCCAGAAGGTGCTGCTCAAGGAGCGAGA GGATAAGATGGCCCTGAGCAGGAACATTGAGAAGCTGGAGGGGGAGCTGAGCCAGTGGAAGATTAAGTATGAGGAGCTGAGCAAGACCAAGCAGGAGATGCTCAAGCAG CTCAGCATCCTGAAGGAGGCGCACCAGGACGAGCTGGGCCGCATGTCCGAGGACCTGGAGGACGAGCTGGGCGCGCGCTCCAGCATGGACCGGAAGATGGCTGAGCTGCGGGGCGAG ATGGAGCGTCTGCAGGCCGAGAATGCGGCCGAGTGGGGCCGGCGGGAGCGGCTGGAGACGGAGAAGCTGGGCCTGGAGCGCGAGAACAAAAAGCTGCGCGCTCAGGTCGGCGACCTGGAGGAGGCCCTGGCCCGGCGGCGGCGACAAACAGCCAGCGCCCTGGACTGCGACCTGCGGGCCAGCCAGGCGGCGCTCTTCGAGAAGAACAAG gaGCTGGCCGACCTGAAGCACGTGCATGGCAAGCTGAAGAAGCAGTTTCAGGAGAAGGTGTCGGAGCTGGCGCACGCCAACCGGCGGGTGGAGCAGCACGAGGCGGAGGTGAAGAAGCTGCGGCTGCGGGTGGAGGAGCTCAAGAAGGAGCTGGCCCAGGCCGAGGACGAG CTGGACGAGGCCCACAACCAGGCGCGCAAACTGCAGCGGTCCCTGGACGAGCAGACGGAGCAGAGCGAGAACCTTCAGGTGCAGCTGGAGCACCTGCAGTCCAG